One segment of Paenibacillus sp. FSL R7-0337 DNA contains the following:
- a CDS encoding M14 family metallopeptidase produces the protein MQQYIARRGDTVSRIAARHGLTPEHVIQGNPWAGSQPYLYPGQVLFLPSAPRKRYAVQTGDDAQSIASLFGVGVDELEMLNPGVSSGRVCLPGKVLVIPAVTRGTAVYLRGEYGPAEVEADAARLAARYSCVGSEVIGHSVLGKPLRLLRIGSGPRHLHVNAALHANEWLTAPCLMRFIEEYAAAYESGKDWHGRQPADWHRDWTLWAVSMANPDGVELVQEGAMPDHPHYAQLMRWNSGRRSFRHWKANIRGVDLGDQFPAHWEEERARRQVPGPAPRDYSGLAPLSEPEAAALAALAERVPGDAAVSLHSQGAEIYWNYRGYEPPESKDWSVKLAAASGYRAVELTGSDAGYKDWFIERFRKPGFTVELGVGKNPLPVADFEDMALDTGLILSAILSNLK, from the coding sequence ATGCAGCAATACATTGCCCGCAGGGGAGACACCGTAAGCCGTATCGCCGCAAGACACGGATTGACACCGGAGCATGTCATACAAGGAAATCCATGGGCTGGAAGCCAGCCCTACTTATATCCGGGCCAGGTGCTGTTCCTGCCGTCTGCACCGCGCAAGCGGTATGCGGTGCAGACGGGGGACGATGCGCAGAGCATCGCGTCCTTGTTCGGGGTGGGCGTAGATGAGCTGGAGATGCTGAATCCCGGGGTAAGCTCGGGACGCGTCTGCCTGCCGGGTAAGGTGCTGGTAATTCCGGCAGTCACCCGAGGGACAGCGGTCTATCTGCGCGGGGAATACGGCCCGGCTGAGGTAGAGGCGGATGCTGCAAGGCTTGCGGCCCGCTATTCTTGTGTCGGCAGCGAAGTTATAGGCCACAGTGTACTCGGCAAGCCGCTCCGCCTGCTGCGGATCGGCAGCGGCCCGCGCCACCTGCATGTGAATGCCGCGCTGCATGCCAACGAATGGCTGACGGCCCCATGTCTGATGCGCTTCATAGAAGAATATGCGGCCGCGTATGAATCAGGCAAGGACTGGCACGGACGTCAGCCTGCGGACTGGCACCGGGACTGGACGCTCTGGGCTGTGTCGATGGCGAATCCCGACGGCGTCGAGCTGGTGCAGGAAGGGGCGATGCCGGACCATCCTCATTATGCGCAGCTGATGAGGTGGAACAGCGGCAGGCGCAGCTTCCGGCACTGGAAGGCGAACATCCGCGGCGTCGATCTGGGGGACCAGTTCCCCGCACACTGGGAGGAGGAACGTGCCCGGCGGCAGGTGCCCGGCCCGGCTCCGCGCGATTACAGCGGCCTTGCGCCGCTTAGTGAGCCGGAGGCGGCGGCGCTGGCGGCGCTGGCTGAGCGTGTTCCGGGCGATGCGGCCGTCTCGCTGCACAGCCAGGGGGCTGAGATCTACTGGAACTACCGGGGCTATGAGCCGCCGGAGAGTAAGGATTGGTCAGTTAAGCTGGCAGCGGCCAGCGGCTACCGGGCGGTGGAGTTGACCGGCAGCGACGCCGGGTACAAGGACTGGTTCATCGAGCGCTTCCGCAAGCCGGGCTTCACCGTCGAGCTGGGAGTGGGCAAGAATCCGCTGCCCGTGGCTGATTTTGAGGATATGGCGCTGGACACCGGCCTAATTCTCAGTGCGATTCTGTCAAATTTGAAATAA
- a CDS encoding YtxH domain-containing protein yields the protein MMKKDNKSLLWGVIAGSIVGSVTALLFAPKPGKELRKDIAEGTTEAVDKVQVIAGQASEKTTEIYGKAKEAVVSVAHEVKEWSKSAKCAVEEADVATVSGIAEQAVEVTDAVEAVKDEIAAYEAAEQAAVADAEIEAVTGTDAAVAEAIEDGKNAGKLS from the coding sequence ATGATGAAAAAAGATAACAAAAGCTTGCTCTGGGGCGTCATTGCCGGCAGTATTGTAGGATCGGTGACAGCGCTGCTGTTCGCCCCTAAGCCGGGTAAGGAGCTGCGCAAGGATATTGCCGAAGGCACAACGGAAGCGGTGGATAAGGTTCAGGTGATTGCCGGCCAAGCCAGCGAGAAGACTACAGAAATCTATGGTAAGGCTAAAGAAGCGGTTGTCTCGGTGGCGCATGAGGTGAAGGAATGGAGCAAGTCCGCTAAATGTGCGGTGGAAGAAGCCGATGTAGCCACAGTAAGCGGTATTGCTGAGCAGGCTGTAGAGGTCACAGATGCAGTGGAAGCTGTAAAAGATGAGATCGCTGCTTATGAAGCTGCGGAGCAAGCCGCCGTGGCTGACGCTGAGATCGAAGCTGTGACTGGTACAGATGCAGCTGTAGCTGAAGCTATCGAGGATGGCAAGAACGCAGGGAAGCTGTCCTAA
- the racE gene encoding glutamate racemase, producing the protein MQQAIAILDSGVGGLTVVKEVMRQLPREKIIYFGDTARAPYGPRSTEEVKLFTEQIVDYLIQFNPKMIVIACNTATAAALNYISAKVAIPVIGVIHPGARAAISASKSGQVGVIGTIGTITSGAYTAALKQLSPFVQVVSQACPALVPFVEQGLFRSEESHLAVAESLNGIKYEPIDTLILGCTHYPFLVEPIGKVMGPGVKLISSADETAREISTILYDKGQLARGDESPIHQFFCSGDAEIFQRIARDWLGEQISRTPVVWQVSTL; encoded by the coding sequence GTGCAGCAGGCAATAGCAATATTAGACTCAGGTGTAGGAGGATTGACCGTTGTCAAGGAAGTGATGCGACAGCTCCCCCGGGAGAAAATCATCTATTTCGGCGATACGGCAAGAGCCCCGTACGGACCCCGTTCCACTGAGGAAGTGAAATTGTTCACTGAACAAATCGTGGACTACTTAATTCAATTTAATCCTAAAATGATCGTCATTGCTTGCAACACAGCAACAGCAGCAGCTCTTAATTATATCTCCGCCAAGGTAGCTATTCCTGTGATCGGAGTCATTCACCCCGGTGCCCGCGCTGCCATCAGCGCATCCAAGAGCGGACAGGTCGGCGTGATCGGCACAATTGGTACGATTACAAGCGGTGCCTATACGGCGGCGCTGAAGCAGCTGTCTCCCTTTGTTCAGGTGGTCAGCCAAGCCTGCCCGGCGCTTGTGCCCTTCGTAGAGCAGGGGTTATTCCGCTCGGAGGAGAGCCATCTGGCGGTGGCCGAATCACTGAACGGCATCAAGTATGAGCCGATTGACACGCTGATTCTCGGCTGCACTCATTATCCGTTCCTGGTCGAGCCGATCGGTAAGGTGATGGGACCCGGCGTCAAGCTGATCAGCTCGGCGGATGAGACGGCACGGGAGATCAGCACCATCCTCTACGATAAAGGCCAGCTGGCGCGCGGGGATGAGAGTCCGATTCACCAGTTCTTCTGCAGCGGAGATGCGGAGATCTTCCAGCGGATCGCCCGGGACTGGCTGGGCGAGCAGATCAGCCGGACACCTGTTGTATGGCAAGTATCCACTCTGTAG
- a CDS encoding carbohydrate ABC transporter permease, producing the protein MTMKKLKPGNLIFTVLFALCSVFFLMPLVWMLSAASKTEKEVWTFPIQWIPTDWNLIANFKAVWMGDVAFGLFYMNSLKIALISTLATIVISAMAGYALAKLDFKGRALIFTLMLAFMMIPEQATLVPRYIMIKELGLYDSHAALILMGMFSSYFTFLLRQFMIGIHNDMLEAAELDGAGFLRIFWSVVLPLSRPILATVGIIKFIWTWNDYQGPLIMLNSTKLYTIPLGMQFFKEEFGTQISVMMMASVAAILPLLVLFLILQKQVINGIAIGGVKG; encoded by the coding sequence ATGACAATGAAAAAACTTAAGCCCGGCAATCTGATCTTCACGGTCCTGTTCGCTCTGTGCTCGGTATTCTTCCTGATGCCGCTGGTGTGGATGCTGTCGGCCGCCTCGAAGACGGAGAAGGAGGTCTGGACCTTCCCGATTCAGTGGATTCCTACGGACTGGAATCTAATCGCCAACTTCAAGGCAGTCTGGATGGGTGATGTGGCATTTGGATTATTCTATATGAACTCGCTCAAAATCGCCCTGATCTCCACCCTGGCGACCATCGTCATCTCGGCTATGGCCGGGTATGCGCTCGCCAAGCTGGATTTCAAAGGCAGAGCGCTGATCTTCACCCTGATGCTGGCATTCATGATGATTCCCGAGCAGGCCACGCTTGTTCCGCGCTATATTATGATTAAGGAGCTCGGCCTCTACGACTCTCATGCCGCGCTGATTCTGATGGGGATGTTCTCCAGCTACTTCACCTTCCTGCTGCGCCAGTTCATGATCGGCATTCATAATGATATGCTGGAAGCGGCCGAGCTGGACGGCGCCGGGTTCTTGCGCATCTTCTGGAGTGTCGTGCTGCCGCTGAGCCGCCCGATTCTGGCGACCGTAGGGATCATCAAGTTCATCTGGACCTGGAATGATTACCAGGGGCCGCTGATCATGCTGAATTCGACCAAGCTGTATACGATTCCGCTGGGGATGCAATTTTTCAAAGAGGAATTCGGCACGCAGATCTCCGTCATGATGATGGCCTCCGTGGCTGCAATTCTGCCGCTGCTGGTCCTGTTCCTGATCCTCCAGAAGCAGGTCATTAACGGGATTGCCATTGGAGGCGTCAAAGGATAA
- a CDS encoding histidine kinase — MKWLSRFSFHRRLQYTFLILILLPFVVVTFWSYTSVRENVSEKITRSNEETLKVIGSQMEKTVDSISFVSVYFSEAYDPAVLESLRYLKNTGNFGNYGVYTHYNKLKTTANILSVQSLDADLQIMLVNRENRILIGNQNIPVFSVLPKTLLQESSRLDEREKVSLQWFPYGGTPAAPDYYYAVRFITDPLNQDKLATLYVGIPSHYFRSLLDTGNAVSRLTLIDQKGRSIAVTGEAANADEGPLLVSEVRIPKVGWLLTSKTPRSSIDSHINREFLVSISLIGLFFLAFLVLSMLWAGYMNKPISLLRASVKQYVGGNRAVRIPVKGKDEVAVLSAAFNQMLEDMNGLLQQVESEQEEKRRLELQALAAQIRPHFLLNTLNSIKVDLLLSGDPGHGAMIDALMKLLRVYVHVDKPLELAEECRVLGSYVQVMQIRNRLDIVWECEVGEEEGAVMLPRLLLQPIVENAISHGFSARPDHPAIRLEAAFESDLLRISISDNGRGMPEDKLQRLNRRLQGSEDPALWPEKGVGLVNTARRLQVLYGYRARLSAQAREDEDGMTFTLYIPVTREKEAVLLDDPDAD; from the coding sequence ATGAAATGGTTAAGCCGTTTTTCCTTCCATCGCAGACTGCAATACACGTTCCTGATCCTGATCCTGCTGCCTTTTGTTGTCGTTACGTTCTGGTCCTATACCTCTGTGCGGGAGAATGTGAGCGAGAAGATCACGCGTTCCAATGAGGAGACCCTGAAGGTCATCGGCAGTCAAATGGAAAAAACGGTGGACAGCATCTCGTTTGTCTCGGTGTATTTCTCTGAGGCATATGATCCGGCCGTGCTGGAGAGTCTGCGTTATCTCAAAAATACCGGGAACTTCGGAAATTACGGAGTGTATACCCATTACAACAAGCTTAAGACTACGGCCAATATCCTGTCGGTGCAGTCGCTGGATGCCGATCTGCAGATCATGCTGGTCAACCGGGAGAACCGGATACTGATCGGCAATCAGAATATTCCAGTGTTCTCTGTGCTGCCGAAGACTCTTCTTCAGGAGAGCAGCAGGCTGGATGAGCGGGAAAAAGTGTCGCTGCAATGGTTCCCCTACGGCGGCACCCCCGCTGCACCGGATTATTATTATGCTGTACGCTTCATTACCGACCCGCTGAATCAGGACAAGCTGGCCACGCTGTACGTGGGCATTCCGAGCCATTACTTCCGCAGCCTGCTGGACACGGGCAATGCGGTGAGCAGGCTCACGCTGATTGATCAGAAGGGTCGGAGCATTGCTGTCACCGGAGAAGCGGCTAATGCGGATGAAGGCCCGCTGCTGGTCAGTGAGGTCCGTATTCCCAAGGTGGGTTGGCTGCTGACCAGCAAGACGCCCCGCAGCTCCATCGACAGCCATATCAACCGGGAGTTTCTGGTGTCAATCTCGCTGATTGGACTGTTCTTCCTGGCGTTTCTGGTCCTGTCTATGCTGTGGGCCGGATATATGAACAAGCCGATCAGCCTGCTGCGGGCCAGCGTCAAGCAGTATGTCGGCGGCAACCGCGCGGTGCGGATACCCGTCAAGGGCAAGGATGAGGTGGCGGTGCTGTCGGCAGCCTTCAATCAGATGCTGGAGGATATGAACGGGCTGCTGCAGCAGGTCGAGAGTGAGCAGGAGGAGAAAAGGCGGCTGGAGCTTCAGGCGCTGGCGGCGCAGATCCGGCCTCATTTTCTGCTGAATACGCTCAATTCGATCAAGGTGGATCTGCTCTTAAGCGGTGATCCTGGGCACGGGGCCATGATTGATGCGCTGATGAAGCTGCTGCGGGTGTATGTGCATGTGGATAAGCCGCTGGAGCTGGCGGAGGAATGCAGGGTGCTGGGCAGCTATGTCCAGGTGATGCAGATCCGCAACCGTCTGGATATCGTCTGGGAATGCGAGGTGGGCGAGGAGGAAGGTGCGGTGATGCTGCCCCGGCTGCTGCTCCAGCCCATTGTTGAGAATGCGATCAGCCACGGCTTCTCCGCCCGTCCGGACCATCCGGCGATCCGGCTCGAAGCAGCGTTCGAGTCAGATCTGTTGCGGATCAGCATCAGCGATAACGGCCGCGGAATGCCGGAGGACAAGCTCCAGCGCCTGAATCGGCGTCTGCAAGGAAGTGAAGACCCGGCGCTCTGGCCGGAAAAAGGAGTCGGGCTGGTCAACACAGCACGCCGTCTACAGGTGTTGTACGGATATCGCGCACGGCTGAGCGCACAGGCAAGAGAAGACGAAGATGGCATGACGTTCACCCTATATATCCCCGTGACCCGGGAGAAGGAGGCGGTTCTCCTTGATGACCCTGATGCTGATTGA
- a CDS encoding FAD-dependent oxidoreductase — protein sequence MENGTYTLKSKPIPLNTTYDVIVVGGGPAGCTAAAAAAREGARTLVVEATGSLGGMGTSGLVPAWCPFSDKEKMVYRGLAAKVFNNLKAQMPHVPEEAMDWVPIEPEKLKRVYDDLVTESGAHILFLTTLADVDRDDNGNITTLLLLNKGGLQAFRAAVYVDCTGDGDVAAWAGAEYQMGDEATGELQPATHCFILGNVDDYAYQNGPKLHAENPHSPIHEAVRSGEYPAIPDTHLCNNLVAPRAVGFNAGHLWGVDNTNPFSVSGALVEGRKLAAAYRDMLAAVHPAAFSNAVVMSTGTLIGTRESRRITGDYVLTAEDYISRRSFEDEICRNSYFIDVHGTQKEQQSGVGSSQAITLYGPGESHGIPYRCLTPRGLRNVLVAGRSISCDRRVLGSVRVMPVCLAMGEAAGLAAALAAVHGGGDVHAVDVSRLRSRLKEEGGYLPDMEAETAGERIR from the coding sequence ATGGAGAACGGAACATATACACTTAAAAGTAAACCCATCCCGCTGAATACCACCTACGACGTCATTGTTGTCGGAGGCGGTCCGGCGGGCTGCACCGCCGCAGCGGCGGCGGCAAGAGAAGGGGCGCGGACCCTGGTGGTTGAAGCGACCGGCAGCCTGGGCGGAATGGGAACCTCAGGCCTGGTACCGGCCTGGTGCCCCTTCTCAGATAAAGAGAAGATGGTCTACCGGGGTCTGGCGGCCAAGGTGTTCAATAATCTGAAAGCACAAATGCCGCACGTGCCGGAGGAAGCGATGGACTGGGTGCCGATCGAGCCGGAGAAGCTCAAGCGGGTCTATGACGATCTTGTCACGGAGTCCGGTGCGCATATCCTGTTCCTGACCACCCTTGCGGATGTGGACAGAGACGACAACGGCAACATCACCACCCTCCTCCTCCTGAACAAAGGAGGTCTGCAGGCCTTCCGTGCGGCTGTCTATGTCGATTGCACGGGGGACGGTGATGTCGCCGCATGGGCCGGAGCCGAGTACCAGATGGGGGACGAAGCGACCGGCGAGCTTCAGCCGGCGACCCACTGCTTCATCCTTGGCAACGTGGATGATTACGCTTATCAGAATGGGCCGAAGCTGCATGCGGAGAACCCGCACAGCCCGATCCATGAGGCTGTCCGGTCGGGGGAATATCCGGCAATTCCGGACACCCATTTGTGCAACAACCTGGTTGCTCCGCGTGCCGTAGGCTTCAATGCCGGGCATCTCTGGGGAGTCGATAATACGAATCCCTTCTCCGTATCCGGGGCACTGGTAGAGGGGCGTAAGCTGGCAGCTGCCTACCGGGATATGCTGGCCGCTGTGCACCCCGCAGCCTTCAGCAATGCGGTTGTCATGAGCACGGGTACACTGATCGGAACACGGGAATCCCGGCGGATTACTGGCGATTACGTTCTGACGGCGGAGGATTACATCTCCCGCCGGAGCTTTGAAGATGAGATCTGCCGCAACAGCTACTTCATCGATGTGCACGGCACACAGAAGGAGCAGCAGAGCGGCGTCGGGTCGAGCCAAGCCATTACGCTCTACGGGCCCGGAGAATCACACGGCATACCGTACCGCTGCCTTACGCCGCGCGGGCTGCGCAATGTGCTGGTCGCCGGCCGCTCGATCTCCTGCGACCGCAGGGTGCTCGGCAGCGTCCGGGTGATGCCAGTCTGTCTGGCGATGGGCGAAGCTGCCGGACTCGCTGCAGCCCTGGCTGCCGTTCATGGCGGCGGCGATGTGCATGCCGTGGATGTCTCCCGGCTGCGCAGCCGTCTGAAGGAAGAGGGCGGCTATCTGCCGGATATGGAAGCAGAAACTGCAGGGGAGAGAATACGATGA
- a CDS encoding sugar ABC transporter permease: MSESAVTRKTAKPTAGTYWTRKRREQLAGWLFIAPEVIGMLVIAVFPLLFSLFLSLTEWNLVGGLSAINFVGLDNFIELFRDNRFLLALKNNVLFTVGTVPVTMLLGVVLSALIHKKLYAKTFFKVAFFVPYICSTVAIAAVWQALYHPSKGPVNQILMQLGVSEPPRWLVDTSFSLIAIMIIYVWQLLGYQMIIFLAGMTNIPEELYEAATIDGASGIGQFRRITLPLLGPTTFFLAITSTISSFKIFDMIKFLTSGGPNYSSTVIVYQIYEEGFERFKMGYASAMSWVLFLIIMLVTSITWMTQNRKVHY, translated from the coding sequence ATGAGTGAATCTGCGGTTACGCGAAAAACGGCCAAGCCCACAGCCGGCACCTATTGGACGCGCAAGAGACGGGAGCAGCTCGCCGGATGGCTGTTCATTGCGCCGGAGGTCATCGGGATGCTGGTCATCGCGGTGTTCCCGCTGCTGTTCAGCCTGTTCCTCAGTCTGACGGAGTGGAATCTGGTCGGCGGGTTGTCGGCAATCAACTTTGTGGGCCTCGATAACTTTATCGAGCTGTTCAGGGACAACCGCTTCCTGCTGGCCCTGAAGAATAACGTACTGTTTACCGTGGGCACCGTGCCGGTCACGATGCTGTTGGGTGTAGTGCTCTCAGCGCTGATTCATAAGAAGCTGTATGCCAAGACGTTTTTCAAGGTCGCTTTTTTTGTACCGTATATCTGTTCCACGGTAGCCATCGCGGCAGTCTGGCAGGCACTCTACCATCCGTCCAAAGGGCCGGTCAATCAGATTCTGATGCAGCTTGGGGTCTCCGAACCGCCGCGCTGGCTGGTCGATACCAGCTTCTCGCTGATTGCCATTATGATTATCTATGTCTGGCAGCTGCTGGGCTATCAGATGATTATTTTCCTGGCGGGAATGACGAATATTCCCGAGGAGCTGTATGAGGCGGCGACAATTGACGGGGCCAGCGGGATCGGACAGTTCCGGCGGATTACGCTGCCGCTGCTGGGGCCGACTACCTTTTTCCTGGCGATCACGAGCACGATCTCTTCCTTCAAAATCTTCGATATGATCAAGTTCCTGACCAGCGGCGGTCCCAACTATTCCAGTACTGTTATCGTGTACCAGATCTATGAGGAAGGCTTCGAGCGCTTCAAAATGGGCTATGCCTCGGCAATGTCCTGGGTGCTGTTCCTGATCATTATGCTGGTGACCTCCATTACCTGGATGACCCAGAACCGTAAAGTCCATTACTAG
- a CDS encoding extracellular solute-binding protein, with translation MKKLSIMLASVMLMLSVTACGGNGGNGAGSSAATDAPGSASAEPGTGSSGTDGTAGKAKIKFYTFKADKPEEPIYQAVQAYNEAQDKVEVEYESLVQNSDSTDFMKKLDILVAGGEVVDVFMTGNEDELLERASRGVVEPLNSFFEQESIKPEDEYSKLLKLEDKVYGILPSSTQWLTVFNKDHLEAAGLTLPEMGWTWDDFRDYAKKLTTPEHYGTYFHTWGEYPNIIAYTEKPHPQLSADLKPIFDDPSFEYFFNLRRTMEKEDKSAEPYADVLASNYHVLQQFFAGNASMLAVPSYAVRAALNLEKFPHEFQSMYAPLPRSVDSKELGMTNISGGGLAMGAKSANKEASYDFIRWMSKESYKFTKEIPSFKGVDGAELINSFFGENTDLIDTASLTKTLFDPNIKMPDSFSVPYGSELKAIVENGFASFILDNRSFDEVKNEMTAEVEKVVSANQK, from the coding sequence GTGAAGAAACTATCAATCATGCTCGCCAGTGTGATGCTTATGCTCTCGGTCACTGCGTGCGGCGGAAATGGCGGGAACGGGGCGGGCAGCTCAGCGGCCACCGATGCGCCGGGGTCTGCGTCAGCTGAACCGGGTACTGGAAGCAGCGGCACAGACGGGACGGCAGGCAAAGCCAAGATCAAATTCTACACCTTCAAAGCCGATAAGCCGGAGGAGCCCATCTACCAGGCCGTTCAGGCATATAACGAAGCTCAGGATAAAGTGGAAGTGGAGTATGAATCCCTAGTCCAGAACAGCGACAGCACGGATTTCATGAAGAAGCTGGATATTCTGGTCGCAGGCGGTGAAGTGGTCGATGTGTTCATGACCGGCAATGAGGATGAGCTGCTGGAGCGTGCTTCGCGGGGAGTTGTGGAACCGCTTAACTCCTTTTTTGAACAGGAGAGTATTAAACCCGAGGATGAATATTCCAAGCTGCTGAAGCTGGAGGATAAGGTCTACGGCATTCTGCCCAGCTCCACGCAGTGGCTGACGGTCTTCAATAAGGATCATCTGGAGGCCGCAGGGCTGACCCTGCCTGAGATGGGCTGGACCTGGGATGATTTCCGCGACTATGCCAAGAAGCTGACCACTCCGGAGCATTACGGAACGTACTTCCACACTTGGGGCGAATATCCGAACATTATCGCATACACCGAGAAGCCGCATCCGCAGCTTAGCGCCGACTTGAAGCCGATTTTTGACGATCCGTCCTTCGAATACTTCTTCAACCTCCGCCGCACGATGGAGAAGGAAGATAAGAGCGCGGAGCCGTATGCCGATGTGCTGGCCTCGAACTACCATGTGCTGCAGCAATTTTTTGCCGGTAATGCCAGTATGCTTGCGGTGCCAAGCTATGCTGTCCGGGCGGCGCTGAACCTGGAGAAATTCCCGCACGAGTTCCAGAGCATGTACGCCCCACTGCCGCGTTCGGTGGACAGTAAGGAGCTGGGCATGACGAATATTTCCGGCGGCGGCCTGGCCATGGGCGCGAAATCAGCGAACAAGGAAGCCTCGTACGACTTCATCCGCTGGATGTCGAAGGAATCCTACAAGTTCACCAAGGAGATTCCTTCGTTCAAGGGCGTGGACGGAGCGGAGCTGATCAACAGCTTTTTCGGGGAAAATACAGACCTGATCGATACCGCCTCCCTCACCAAAACGCTGTTCGATCCGAATATTAAAATGCCTGACTCCTTCAGCGTGCCGTACGGCAGCGAACTGAAAGCGATTGTGGAGAACGGCTTCGCCAGCTTCATTCTGGATAACCGAAGCTTCGATGAGGTCAAGAATGAGATGACAGCGGAAGTCGAGAAGGTAGTTTCTGCCAATCAGAAATAA
- a CDS encoding metalloregulator ArsR/SmtB family transcription factor translates to MAKKSQESGSTRRMIMTLLKMRGPLTISALAEELGITEMGVRRHVLQLEQESLVRTKVVRQAMGRPMHVYSLTERAEDHFPKSYHNLALELLRELDHGSGTDAVNMLFEGRKRRMLAQYSPMMKSGDLEERVAELSTIQNAGGYMAEWSKEEDGSYTLREYNCPIRQVAAQYPKACQCEQHLFEELLEAKVTRSECMAEGGQCCRYAITPNPKQKTSEIKG, encoded by the coding sequence ATGGCGAAGAAGAGTCAGGAGAGCGGTTCAACCCGGCGGATGATTATGACGCTGCTGAAGATGAGAGGTCCGCTGACGATCAGCGCTCTTGCCGAGGAATTGGGAATTACCGAGATGGGTGTCCGCCGCCATGTACTTCAGCTGGAGCAGGAGTCGCTTGTAAGGACCAAGGTCGTGCGCCAGGCCATGGGACGTCCGATGCATGTATATTCGCTTACCGAGCGGGCGGAGGATCATTTTCCCAAAAGCTATCACAATCTGGCGCTGGAGCTGCTGCGGGAGCTGGACCACGGGAGCGGGACGGATGCGGTCAATATGCTGTTTGAAGGCCGTAAGCGGCGGATGCTTGCCCAGTATAGCCCGATGATGAAGAGCGGTGATCTGGAGGAGCGGGTGGCGGAGCTGTCAACCATCCAGAATGCCGGGGGCTATATGGCGGAGTGGAGCAAGGAAGAGGACGGCTCGTACACACTGCGGGAGTATAATTGTCCCATCCGTCAGGTAGCTGCCCAGTACCCCAAGGCCTGCCAGTGCGAGCAGCATTTGTTCGAGGAGCTGCTGGAGGCGAAGGTGACCCGCAGTGAGTGTATGGCGGAGGGCGGCCAATGCTGCCGGTATGCTATCACGCCGAATCCCAAGCAGAAAACTTCCGAAATCAAGGGCTGA